A genomic stretch from Acidimicrobiales bacterium includes:
- a CDS encoding RNA polymerase sigma factor, protein MTLPSDTEGHEAPNPDDLRAVVDRHAAAVYRVARSIVHDAALADDVVQETMLKAWRNSPVGPGEEIPRNWLLKVARNTAISLLRTRREDLHGPDTLPEGPSGVSTTRTVEGRAQLDELLEILQHLDQDARALIVLKEVDGLSYEEIAATLDLPLPTVKTRLFRARKALKDEMKEWQ, encoded by the coding sequence ATGACTCTCCCATCCGACACCGAGGGTCACGAGGCCCCCAACCCCGACGACCTGCGTGCCGTCGTCGATCGGCACGCAGCCGCCGTGTATCGCGTCGCGCGCTCGATCGTCCACGACGCGGCCCTCGCCGATGATGTGGTGCAGGAAACGATGCTCAAGGCCTGGCGCAACTCGCCGGTCGGGCCAGGGGAGGAGATCCCCCGCAACTGGCTCCTCAAGGTGGCGCGCAACACGGCGATCTCGCTGTTGCGGACCCGCCGTGAGGACCTGCATGGGCCCGACACCCTGCCCGAGGGGCCCAGCGGCGTGTCGACCACGCGCACGGTCGAGGGGCGAGCCCAGCTCGACGAGCTGCTCGAGATCCTGCAGCACCTGGATCAGGACGCCCGCGCGTTGATCGTGTTGAAAGAGGTCGACGGGCTCTCCTACGAGGAGATCGCGGCGACCCTCGACCTTCCCCTTCCCACCGTGAAGACCCGACTGTTTCGCGCCCGCAAGGCGCTGAAAGACGAGATGAAGGAGTGGCAATGA
- the aat gene encoding leucyl/phenylalanyl-tRNA--protein transferase, translating into MPVEPPASPWQFPSAAELDALPHDELGLVGVGADNEPGTILSAYRHGLFPMPVEAGGPMGWWSPDPRGVLPLDALRVSRSLRRSCRDFEIRIDTAFAEVIDACADPSRPNGWIDPRIRAAYLRLHELGWVHSVETWQDGALVGGLYGVAIGGLFAGESMFHRVTDASKVALVALVETLRDGTERLIDVQWRTGHLASLGVQERARREYLEMLPRLLAAPPSPVFSP; encoded by the coding sequence GTGCCGGTCGAACCACCCGCGTCCCCGTGGCAGTTCCCGTCGGCCGCTGAGCTCGACGCCCTGCCCCACGACGAGCTGGGCCTGGTCGGTGTCGGCGCCGACAACGAACCGGGCACGATCCTCTCCGCCTACCGTCACGGGCTGTTCCCCATGCCGGTCGAAGCCGGTGGCCCGATGGGCTGGTGGTCGCCCGACCCCCGCGGCGTGCTGCCCCTCGACGCCCTGCGGGTGAGCCGGTCGCTGCGGCGATCGTGCCGCGACTTCGAGATCCGGATCGACACCGCGTTCGCCGAGGTGATCGACGCGTGCGCCGACCCGTCGCGCCCCAACGGCTGGATCGATCCACGGATCCGGGCCGCGTATCTCCGACTCCACGAGCTCGGGTGGGTGCACAGCGTGGAGACGTGGCAGGACGGCGCCCTGGTCGGGGGGCTCTACGGGGTGGCGATCGGTGGGCTCTTCGCCGGCGAATCGATGTTCCATCGGGTCACCGATGCGTCGAAGGTCGCCCTCGTCGCCCTGGTCGAAACCCTTCGCGACGGCACCGAACGCCTGATCGACGTTCAGTGGCGAACCGGGCACCTGGCCTCGCTCGGGGTGCAGGAACGGGCCCGGCGCGAGTACCTCGAGATGTTGCCGCGGCTGTTGGCCGCGCCCCCTTCCCCCGTGTTCTCACCGTGA
- a CDS encoding GGDEF domain-containing protein, with amino-acid sequence MNEQRVDIATGVGIIGLGAGLLAAMTGRRNFALASAGAVVAAALLARRNADEAADLERRVSSMNEQIRQLENAVAAQVQSRMAAEEAVKSLSGQLSEAERRAGDTSRVPLVFAADGGEGLTDPDTGLFNHEYFLVALDSRIAAARRHLRPVAIALLEIVEGREGDERPPADARMVADALRETLRESDTATRLKDGRFGVVLEDTPENGAIWTMERLRRRLVEDNPDLTLWAGVACYPAHAFDVGALIERADAALTSAKEWHQDRIEVATAE; translated from the coding sequence ATGAATGAGCAGCGAGTCGACATCGCCACAGGCGTGGGAATCATCGGGCTTGGTGCCGGCCTTCTCGCGGCCATGACCGGTCGGAGGAACTTCGCGTTGGCGAGCGCCGGTGCGGTCGTCGCGGCGGCACTGCTGGCTCGCCGCAACGCCGACGAGGCCGCCGATCTGGAACGACGTGTCTCGTCGATGAACGAGCAGATCCGCCAACTCGAGAACGCCGTCGCCGCCCAGGTCCAGAGCCGCATGGCCGCAGAAGAGGCCGTCAAGAGCCTCAGCGGCCAGCTGTCCGAGGCCGAACGCCGCGCCGGCGACACCTCCCGGGTGCCGCTCGTGTTCGCCGCCGACGGTGGCGAGGGGCTCACCGATCCCGACACCGGCCTCTTCAACCACGAGTACTTCCTCGTCGCTCTCGACAGTCGCATCGCGGCCGCTCGGCGTCACCTTCGTCCCGTCGCCATCGCGCTGCTCGAGATCGTCGAGGGTCGCGAGGGTGACGAACGTCCGCCGGCCGATGCCCGCATGGTCGCCGATGCGCTGCGGGAGACCCTGCGCGAGTCCGACACCGCGACCCGACTCAAGGACGGACGCTTCGGCGTGGTTCTCGAGGACACCCCGGAGAACGGTGCGATCTGGACCATGGAACGGCTCCGTCGGCGCCTCGTCGAGGACAACCCCGACCTGACGCTCTGGGCCGGCGTGGCCTGCTACCCGGCCCACGCGTTCGATGTCGGTGCGCTCATCGAACGCGCCGACGCCGCACTGACCTCGGCCAAGGAATGGCACCAGGACCGCATCGAGGTCGCGACCGCCGAGTAA
- a CDS encoding peptidylprolyl isomerase — MTTDKRARQKANRASRVAAAEAAAARARTRSRIMTYGTIVALVVLAVVGIAILTSDDDGDTATDTSTTLPETTPTAAPFDPATVDWVYPEFDTEISADCPPADGSAERTIDFDALPPTCIDVTKTYTAVFDTSEGEITVALDVATTPSTVNNFVYLARYGYYDGTTVFRTDPSIDIIQGGSPHTESATDPGPGYTIPDEPTLDISTGALRGPYTYEAGQLVMARSAGPDSSSAQFFFVTGENASALDGTGTYLVFGTTDDAGIEVLQTIIGLHEDDPSSGLGGAPSREVTINSVTIQEA; from the coding sequence GTGACCACCGACAAACGCGCACGTCAGAAGGCCAACCGGGCAAGCCGGGTCGCCGCGGCCGAGGCCGCCGCGGCCAGGGCTCGCACCCGCAGCCGGATCATGACCTACGGCACCATCGTCGCTCTCGTCGTCCTGGCCGTCGTCGGCATCGCGATCCTCACCTCCGACGACGACGGCGACACCGCAACCGACACCTCGACCACGCTTCCCGAGACGACGCCGACAGCGGCGCCGTTCGACCCGGCCACGGTCGACTGGGTGTATCCGGAGTTCGACACCGAGATCAGCGCCGACTGCCCGCCGGCCGACGGCAGCGCCGAGCGCACCATCGACTTCGACGCGCTGCCCCCGACCTGCATCGACGTGACCAAGACCTACACCGCGGTGTTCGACACGAGCGAGGGCGAGATCACCGTCGCCCTCGATGTGGCGACGACCCCGAGCACGGTCAACAACTTCGTCTACCTGGCCCGCTACGGCTACTACGACGGCACGACGGTCTTCCGCACCGACCCGTCGATCGACATCATCCAGGGTGGTTCCCCCCACACCGAGTCGGCCACGGATCCCGGTCCGGGCTACACGATCCCCGACGAGCCGACCCTCGACATCAGCACCGGCGCCCTGCGCGGGCCCTACACCTACGAGGCCGGCCAGCTCGTCATGGCCCGCTCGGCAGGTCCCGACAGTTCGAGCGCCCAGTTCTTCTTCGTGACCGGCGAGAACGCGTCGGCCCTCGACGGTACAGGCACCTATCTCGTCTTCGGCACCACCGACGATGCCGGGATCGAGGTGTTGCAGACGATCATCGGCCTCCACGAGGACGACCCGTCGAGCGGGCTCGGCGGCGCACCCTCTCGTGAGGTCACGATCAACTCGGTGACGATTCAGGAGGCGTAG